The segment aattaaaagatttaattttagaagaaaaaaatctctttatttctgaaaaggaaattatttacaaaagcattccatttttatttattaatttctacgacttttctttaaaaaaaatcccataaaaagCAGGAATgtaccttaaaaaaattaatcagagAAAACAAACGAGGATGGAATTAAAGGGTAATTCtggattaagaaaaaatatttcctacacagagaaaaatattttcccaaaatgcAAACTAAGGGAATTGAAATCGTTCTCACAGATTGTCTTGAAAGTAAAAGTACGCAAAAACCAACCTATTCGTGGATTAAGAcgctgataaaaaaattttggggtagattctgatacaaatcttttctttccttacaattcgtcagttttaagttttttggtattctgggaaaaatcttttaagatttcatttctttctttaaacgggtttctcaaagaaaattactctTCAAGCGCcctttaaagttctttctgacTGATTTCTGGAAATACTTATTCTTTGAGAACGAcaacagaataattttaaaaatccatctgttttgttagaaaaaaaaagatttttatcagaattttactttgaatgaaaaaatattttttttaattttttaagttcatcatcatcactatggTAAGATATCACAGTGTTCAAAAACTAGGGCTATATGCACTTTTTAAGTTCaattaaaaggtttttttttatttgcagcgatttttaatttttttatgcgctttctaaaaatgttctattttgttaaaagaaaaaaaaattaatcaaattaaaaagatttttccatatCACAGAAAAATCGTTCTCATGTTTGAAAAGATCCTGAATAGGAGTGAAACTAATATTACGTGATCTATTTAAAAGATGATATCCCTAAAATAGACTTCTAAAAGGTTAATCTTCTCAACTTACCACccacattttccaaaatttttgcgtctgttttatgatttttacgttttttcttaaagttttgcgaattttttttgaatttcgtgtgattttcttaaagttttaacgtttcttcgcatattttcatttcatcgcagctttttcttattttctttgcaatttccttaattttccacgttttactgattttttttatatcccactcttacttcttcttcttctttttctaaaaCTCACATAGTGAAGTGTGATCAACGAAACagaaacttttcacatttatttttctctgtgtaacATTTAACACGAAATCTTTCAATctaacaatttatttgaatcatttgaattattttctcatatttattttcaattaaaatctgcAAGAATGACTAAAATTGTACGTACGTACATTCCTGCTtcgttgggattttttttatctaaaattgctttaaattacctatttaaaaaaaaaactaaaaagaaaataaacttaaagctgatttttttgttctaaaggACGAATAATTAAGACGAGTATTTCGCGCAATTTAATTTCTAGAGACGTTCAGAGTGGAATAAAATGGGGTAGATCCCCAATGGGAGGCCTACTGAAGGGAACACTTGGCACAACAACACACTCCCCCACGGATTCATCATTGGAAATGGAAGAAATGGAAGTCTCACCACATTCATCCTGCCCACTGATCCAGTAGttccttttcattttgctGACTTTTGCCAATGTCCTGGCTAGACGTTCCTTCGCCTCTGGACTCAATTCAACATCCTCGCACTCGCGTTCTTCAGCAAAGTAGCGCACTTTGTCATTTTTGAACACAACATTCGGTGGGTCGCGTTTTTTGGGCACTTTTTCACTTGAACTCATTAACTTCTTCTGCGGATGCGGGAAGGGACAGCGCGGTCTATCACAAACGCCCTTTGCTTCGACTTCCGGACAGATGCGATCATGACGTTTGGGGCactggaagaaaattcatttttttttgcgggaGAGACAAGATGAGAGTGGAAATCTCGGAATtagtaggattttttttaaagagaattttccaaaagaaaagtcattcaaattgaaatttcctcaCCTTTTCGGCTTGTTTGCAGAACCCCTCGAGGAAGTCTCGACAGATTTCTGTCTTCTCATTGAGCTTCTTGTGCAAATAGGGGCAATCTGAGGCTGTACAGCATCCTTCCAGGAAGAATTTGCACGTTGGCATCTTGGACAGGTCAGCTTTGTGCGCCAGGAGGCATTTGGGGTCTTTGCATGCACCCTTGAGGAATTTCCGGCAAACAGCTACTTGTTCCGGATCATGTACCCGATGGCAGCGCCCCCTCTCACGTGCCAGACACTTCCCCAGACGACGATAGATGAGGCATGGCAGGTTACTCTTGACCATTTTATTGGCCAAAAAGGAGATACTTCTCTGCTTGGCGATGCtgcagagaaataaaatttttttgaggttataacAAAAACATATCTTTCCGGAAACATCTCCCAGTCATCCCTAACCTCAAATGCGTCCGGGCAAAGTGAGAATTCGTCCTTTCGTACGTTCCATTCTTATTAGCCGTGTACGTTAGGCCACCAAAGTGGATTCGTGTCAATTTCAGCGCAGACGATGACGCATTTGACTTCCGGAGGCGCTTCCCATTCCCATCCACCGTAAACTTCTCCCCACGAATAAATAGCACACGATCCTGGGCTTTCTTTGGCGATACATGCGTCTTGGTTACAGCACCAGGGGtagatttttgcaatttattcgcAGTGGATTTGTACAGAACACCATTAATGTTCAGGAAATGGAGCTTCCGGTTCTTTGACGAAGTGTTCGGATGAGAAGATTTGGGGGTTTCGTTGAATCGTGATATCTTCTGAGGGGAGTAGCTCACGAAGGAAGTTCCACtagggttaaaaaaatatatttgtggCTTAAAACTGATCTTTTTGGTAAAAGAGAATATAGAAAAGACtgaaaaacacaaaagaaaattaattcaagatgGCTGCTGTCCGCCATTGTAAAACAACCGTCAATCATTATGAAAAGAACGTATTTTTTGTACGACAAGTGCTGATGCAAGTGGCGATATtaggtgaaaataaaattattactttGCTCATCACTGTAATGCTCTATTTTCACGACCACAATTGTGATcacaaacagaaaaaaaaatccttttttaggacgaatttttctaaataactAAAATTAGGCAAAAACTTAGAAAAACTTACATCCTCATCAACTTTCTATTGGTGGTGGTAACAATCTTTGGGCTGAAACTGCTCCTGAGCTTCCTCTGACTAGGTGGTGTCATCTTCAGGGTTAAATTCCTTCTGtcaattttgtacaaattcCTCCCGCCTTCGGAGCTCTTCACGGGGCTCTTCTTGCCCACCCCAATGGGTGTCTGGCTCGTCGTCCGGATGAGCTTATTCTTGCTAATCTTCACCAGCCTCGTACTTGGCACTTGGGGTCCCTTCACAGCTGCTGGCTTCCCCACATTCCGGATGAGTTTCCGTCGGGTCTTGTAAATGGGCGGCGGTGTCGGGGTGGCTTCTTCGTGGATCACAGTGGGATTTGGGTCTACTGGGACAGCAGCAGCGGGCAAGGTCAGGAATTTGGGATTAACGTGAATATTTGACGCAACTGTGGCCTTTGTGAAAAATGACGGATTTATGTGGGCATTCCGGAATTTGGGATTAACATGGATGGATTTGAACTTAACAGGGAGCACTTGGTCCTCCATTGTCTTTTGCTCTGAGCACAGGTATCTTTTGATAACAGAAAATACTTGGAAAATACgattaagtttcttttttcacaaattttcttattacatTGAATTTTAGACGAATTTAGTTTTAGAACAAGAATTCTTCATTCAAATTGGCCGTTAGTACACGGAAATTGCATTTCcactttttagctgtgattctttcttcaaagaagcacagcttctgtgtacactcaaaaatgcaaagtcgtcagatcgggctcaaacttgggatgagcacgaattagggtccctacattccaaaaaacggtggcgccaaaaatctttccggccggccgtccggccgtcctgccgt is part of the Lutzomyia longipalpis isolate SR_M1_2022 chromosome 3, ASM2433408v1 genome and harbors:
- the LOC129794000 gene encoding zinc finger CCCH domain-containing protein 3; this encodes MEDQVLPVKFKSIHVNPKFRNAHINPSFFTKATVASNIHVNPKFLTLPAAAVPVDPNPTVIHEEATPTPPPIYKTRRKLIRNVGKPAAVKGPQVPSTRLVKISKNKLIRTTSQTPIGVGKKSPVKSSEGGRNLYKIDRRNLTLKMTPPSQRKLRSSFSPKIVTTTNRKLMRIGTSFVSYSPQKISRFNETPKSSHPNTSSKNRKLHFLNINGVLYKSTANKLQKSTPGAVTKTHVSPKKAQDRVLFIRGEKFTVDGNGKRLRKSNASSSALKLTRIHFGGLTYTANKNGTYERTNSHFARTHLSIAKQRSISFLANKMVKSNLPCLIYRRLGKCLARERGRCHRVHDPEQVAVCRKFLKGACKDPKCLLAHKADLSKMPTCKFFLEGCCTASDCPYLHKKLNEKTEICRDFLEGFCKQAEKCPKRHDRICPEVEAKGVCDRPRCPFPHPQKKLMSSSEKVPKKRDPPNVVFKNDKVRYFAEERECEDVELSPEAKERLARTLAKVSKMKRNYWISGQDECGETSISSISNDESVGECVVVPSVPFSRPPIGDLPHFIPL